A genomic window from Deinococcus detaillensis includes:
- a CDS encoding transglutaminase family protein, which yields MTTLNWPSRSRSLKRPTDPAAPLPALLTTLAALLLCAAPYVSRMPWWASLLFAALLAYRAALGLGRVPALPTLTQTLLSLLVVAAAGWGLNQTYDTLLGRDGGTAILVVLTSLKALETHSGRDVQALGLLGFFLTVTHFFYVQDTLTAVHAMLSMLALSAGVSLLERPKSLAGLPAFGLSKAGLLAPFGPLRSAGVLLLQALPLAAALFVLFPRPDSPLWQMPVSSKGQNASGLSDSVNPGSISSLALSDEVAFRAQFEGQAPPPSNLYWRGPVMEFFDGETWRLGREQRALPDVQALGPVQNYTLTAEPSQRTWVLALDAPASLPSGTAITQNLQVIKPSRIGSRTLFKLSAATAYRYGLNADSFWLERNLQLPDRSNPRIRELAKTWLNLPPLERVKAGLNVFAAGSFAYTLNPPTLPSVNGMDAFVFETKRGFCEHFASSFAIMMRSAGVPARVVTGYQGAEPNGGYLIVRQANAHAWTEVWLAGQGWVRVDPTATVSPDRIERGVSSLRGAPGLASGNLGWLGGLSLRLDALQNLWNTWVIGYDGAQQRQLFAKLGLGELGDWKLTVFGMLAIGLAFVPMLLRRRPPQEPLSAAYALLARRLSLPRAPQEPASAYAARAAERYPQHAEHIETLIGEYQLLRYGPQPTDEQIRAFAAQVRELKVKA from the coding sequence ATGACCACCCTCAACTGGCCCAGCCGAAGCCGCAGTCTCAAGCGGCCCACTGACCCTGCCGCCCCGCTGCCCGCGCTGCTGACCACTCTGGCTGCGCTGCTGCTGTGCGCCGCGCCGTATGTGTCACGGATGCCGTGGTGGGCCAGTTTGCTGTTCGCGGCGCTGCTGGCTTACCGCGCCGCGCTGGGGCTGGGCCGCGTTCCCGCTCTGCCCACCCTGACCCAAACCCTGCTCTCCCTGCTGGTGGTGGCGGCGGCAGGCTGGGGCCTTAACCAAACCTACGACACCCTGCTGGGGCGAGACGGTGGCACGGCCATTTTGGTGGTGCTGACCAGTCTCAAAGCGCTGGAAACCCACAGCGGGCGCGACGTGCAGGCGCTGGGCTTGCTGGGCTTTTTCCTGACCGTTACCCACTTTTTTTACGTGCAGGACACCCTCACCGCCGTTCACGCGATGCTGTCCATGCTGGCCCTCTCGGCGGGAGTGAGCTTACTGGAGCGGCCCAAGAGCTTGGCCGGCCTCCCCGCATTCGGCCTGAGTAAGGCGGGGCTGCTGGCTCCCTTTGGGCCGCTGCGCTCGGCGGGGGTGCTGCTGCTGCAAGCTTTGCCGCTGGCCGCCGCGCTGTTCGTGCTGTTTCCGCGCCCTGACAGCCCGCTGTGGCAAATGCCGGTGAGCAGCAAAGGCCAAAACGCTTCGGGCTTGTCCGACAGCGTCAATCCGGGCAGCATCAGCAGCCTCGCGCTCAGCGACGAGGTGGCGTTCCGGGCGCAGTTTGAGGGCCAAGCGCCGCCGCCGAGCAATTTATATTGGCGCGGCCCGGTGATGGAGTTTTTTGACGGCGAAACGTGGCGGCTGGGCCGTGAGCAGCGGGCGCTACCAGACGTGCAGGCACTTGGCCCCGTCCAAAACTACACCCTGACAGCAGAACCCAGCCAGCGCACCTGGGTGCTGGCCCTCGACGCCCCCGCCTCGCTGCCTTCCGGCACGGCCATCACCCAAAACCTGCAAGTCATCAAGCCCAGCCGGATTGGCAGCCGCACCCTCTTTAAACTAAGCGCTGCCACCGCCTACCGCTATGGCCTGAACGCCGATTCGTTTTGGCTGGAGCGCAACTTGCAGCTTCCAGACCGCAGCAATCCGCGCATCCGTGAGTTGGCCAAGACTTGGCTGAATTTGCCGCCCCTCGAGCGGGTCAAGGCGGGGCTGAACGTGTTTGCGGCGGGCAGTTTCGCTTATACCCTCAACCCACCGACCCTTCCCAGCGTCAATGGGATGGACGCTTTCGTGTTTGAAACGAAGCGCGGCTTTTGCGAGCACTTCGCCAGCTCGTTTGCCATCATGATGCGCTCGGCGGGCGTTCCGGCGCGGGTAGTCACCGGCTATCAGGGAGCTGAGCCCAACGGGGGCTACCTGATCGTGCGCCAGGCCAACGCCCACGCCTGGACAGAAGTCTGGCTGGCTGGGCAAGGCTGGGTGCGGGTTGATCCCACCGCCACCGTTTCGCCTGACCGCATCGAAAGGGGTGTTTCGAGTTTGCGCGGCGCTCCAGGGCTGGCCAGTGGCAATCTCGGCTGGCTGGGCGGCCTGAGCCTGCGCCTCGACGCGCTGCAAAACCTCTGGAACACCTGGGTCATCGGCTACGACGGCGCTCAGCAGCGCCAACTGTTTGCCAAGCTGGGCCTCGGCGAGCTTGGTGACTGGAAACTGACGGTGTTCGGCATGCTGGCCATCGGGCTGGCTTTCGTGCCGATGCTCCTGCGCCGCCGCCCGCCGCAGGAGCCGCTGAGCGCCGCCTACGCCCTGCTTGCCCGCCGCCTCTCGCTGCCCCGAGCGCCGCAGGAACCCGCCAGCGCTTACGCAGCGCGGGCTGCCGAGCGCTACCCGCAACACGCCGAGCACATTGAAACCCTGATCGGCGAGTACCAGCTGCTGCGCTACGGCCCCCAGCCGACCGACGAGCAGATTCGGGCCTTCGCGGCGCAGGTGCGGGAACTCAAAGTGAAAGCTTAA